A DNA window from Candidatus Vicinibacter affinis contains the following coding sequences:
- a CDS encoding SEC-C domain-containing protein, with protein sequence MIEDRFYKDFIKAKVHFPEIEYEILKNHAFKYKLLGNFKIVDDEGTLWGEFKTAIYFKSNYPLGFASLQEVSEKIPREDKRHINRDGVCCFCDPLKQIEMEMKPFSIYDFIKEYTIPFFANQIYYEHFGEFKNGDYSHGEEGIWETLEEEFGTKNRTEIKSKLEYINSKPGRNSLCYCGSNLKLKHCHWEMANQIRKLSKKL encoded by the coding sequence ATGATCGAGGATCGTTTTTATAAAGACTTCATAAAGGCCAAAGTGCATTTTCCAGAAATTGAATATGAAATATTAAAGAATCATGCATTTAAGTATAAACTTTTAGGGAATTTTAAGATTGTTGATGATGAAGGAACTTTATGGGGTGAATTCAAAACGGCAATTTATTTTAAAAGCAACTACCCTTTAGGCTTTGCGTCCTTACAAGAAGTATCTGAAAAAATACCCCGGGAAGATAAAAGGCATATTAATAGAGATGGCGTTTGTTGTTTTTGTGATCCTCTTAAACAAATTGAAATGGAAATGAAACCATTTTCAATTTATGATTTTATTAAAGAATATACAATTCCATTCTTCGCCAATCAAATATATTATGAACATTTTGGTGAGTTTAAAAATGGAGATTATAGTCATGGAGAAGAAGGAATATGGGAAACACTTGAAGAAGAATTTGGCACTAAGAATAGAACTGAAATTAAATCAAAACTTGAATATATAAATAGTAAACCAGGAAGAAATAGCTTGTGTTATTGCGGTAGTAATCTTAAACTAAAACATTGTCATTGGGAAATGGCTAATCAAATTCGTAAGCTATCGAAAAAGCTTTAG
- a CDS encoding restriction endonuclease subunit M has protein sequence MNTSTKNIDILENTLLRTGNLLDILLTDRTTKKNILWATDSYEKYGKEFSPKLRIKPALVTGKFGLLIQPRAVKSFEEQRRRTKDKAEVFTPLKTVNQINKSVENRLININNWQEYIHEIKLEITCGEAPFIVSRYSPTLHTRKFIDLNKRVGFLDKKLKVVSKYCKVKKEWIFWAKEAFKASYGYDWQGDNVLIARENLLYTFIDYYKEKFKLQPTLKTKEELAEIISWNIFQMDGLKYVVPMSCHHETRVIPGEQTLFEKIPDRVEINECEGCKYNRPNKHNGMYVNIMDWSKNKIIRFADLIK, from the coding sequence ATGAATACATCGACGAAGAATATTGATATACTCGAAAATACATTACTTCGAACTGGCAATTTGCTTGATATTTTACTGACTGATCGAACGACAAAGAAGAATATTCTCTGGGCAACTGATTCTTATGAAAAATACGGCAAAGAGTTTTCGCCAAAATTACGTATTAAACCAGCATTAGTGACTGGTAAATTTGGTCTACTTATACAACCGCGGGCTGTTAAGAGTTTTGAAGAACAGCGTAGACGTACTAAGGATAAGGCTGAAGTTTTTACTCCATTGAAAACTGTAAATCAAATAAATAAATCAGTAGAAAATCGTTTAATCAATATAAATAATTGGCAAGAGTACATTCATGAAATTAAATTGGAAATTACCTGTGGTGAAGCGCCGTTTATTGTGAGTCGTTATAGTCCAACTTTGCATACACGTAAATTTATTGATTTAAATAAACGTGTTGGTTTTTTAGATAAAAAATTAAAAGTAGTATCAAAGTATTGCAAAGTTAAAAAAGAATGGATATTTTGGGCAAAAGAAGCATTTAAGGCAAGTTATGGTTATGATTGGCAGGGTGATAATGTGCTAATTGCACGCGAGAATTTACTATATACATTTATCGATTATTACAAGGAAAAGTTTAAACTACAACCGACTCTCAAGACGAAAGAGGAATTAGCAGAAATTATAAGCTGGAACATTTTCCAAATGGACGGCCTAAAATATGTAGTGCCTATGTCATGTCATCATGAAACGAGAGTTATTCCTGGGGAACAAACACTTTTTGAAAAAATACCAGATAGAGTGGAAATAAACGAATGTGAAGGATGTAAATACAATCGGCCAAATAAGCACAACGGAATGTATGTCAATATTATGGATTGGAGTAAGAATAAAATTATAAGGTTTGCAGATCTTATAAAATAA
- the lexA gene encoding repressor LexA produces the protein MIEFLSESDKRVYALIRSRLINGLETPKLREINEITGKSSPRSAVLALDRLETAGLITRIGGNKIRLNNELLRTSLTISTVMVPLVGSIAAGIPILAKQNVEAQIPISTVIAKPGNKYFLLRVVGDSMNEAIIKGERIEDGCLLLVQQQFTAENGQIVVALINEEATVKVFEKKNQLVILRPKSNNQIHTPIVLSENCLIQGVVVAILPSDLY, from the coding sequence ATGATAGAATTTTTAAGCGAATCAGATAAAAGGGTATATGCATTAATACGAAGCCGATTGATAAATGGCTTGGAAACCCCTAAATTAAGGGAGATTAATGAGATTACAGGTAAATCCTCCCCTCGATCCGCAGTATTGGCTCTTGATCGATTGGAAACTGCGGGATTAATAACCAGAATTGGAGGTAATAAAATTCGTTTGAACAACGAGCTTTTAAGAACCAGTCTAACTATTTCTACAGTAATGGTTCCCCTTGTTGGGTCAATTGCTGCAGGTATTCCAATATTGGCAAAGCAAAACGTCGAAGCTCAAATTCCAATTTCGACGGTAATAGCTAAGCCTGGTAATAAATATTTTCTCTTACGAGTTGTAGGTGATTCAATGAATGAAGCTATAATTAAAGGAGAAAGGATTGAAGATGGTTGCCTTCTTTTAGTTCAACAGCAATTCACCGCAGAAAACGGACAGATAGTTGTTGCTCTCATAAATGAAGAAGCAACTGTTAAAGTATTCGAAAAAAAGAATCAGTTAGTGATTCTCAGGCCGAAATCTAATAACCAAATTCATACCCCTATAGTATTATCAGAAAATTGTTTGATTCAAGGAGTAGTTGTCGCAATACTTCCATCGGATCTTTATTAA
- a CDS encoding helix-turn-helix transcriptional regulator: MSNIPNYLKVYRKRSPLQQEDMLSISGMQDISSISRYEKGQREPTTEILLVYHHIFDTPIEDFFILESQVMLPRLIERMKERIRKLEKEDQITLKNTSKIKFLEQAIIRLKNISTL; encoded by the coding sequence ATGTCAAATATCCCAAATTATTTAAAAGTATATCGCAAGCGATCACCTTTACAACAAGAGGACATGCTTTCTATTTCCGGAATGCAAGATATCTCAAGTATTTCCAGATATGAAAAAGGTCAAAGAGAGCCTACTACAGAGATTCTACTTGTTTACCATCACATTTTTGATACTCCTATCGAAGACTTTTTTATACTGGAATCTCAAGTTATGTTGCCTAGATTAATCGAACGGATGAAAGAACGAATTAGAAAGCTAGAAAAAGAAGATCAAATAACATTAAAGAATACCTCTAAAATTAAATTTCTTGAACAAGCCATTATTAGATTAAAAAATATAAGTACTCTATGA
- a CDS encoding replication protein, with protein MIFKHTQVPNILLDTHLPNLTESELKILLVIIRQTNGWVDQSTGKRKVKDRITQSQFRTKTGLSRRIISKTLKMLSSKNLINIYDRKHNLVQNSLERRGQPILLYSLNPMHFATSTSAQSDTKLVYKGGYKNRKHSKEKLTKGNDLPIRPNTAGTIEELIDHSKYNALLRF; from the coding sequence ATGATATTTAAACACACACAAGTACCAAATATACTGTTGGACACTCACCTTCCCAATCTAACTGAATCCGAATTAAAGATTCTGCTTGTTATCATTCGTCAAACCAATGGATGGGTTGATCAATCTACAGGAAAAAGAAAGGTTAAAGACAGGATCACCCAAAGTCAGTTTAGAACTAAGACTGGACTATCAAGGAGGATCATATCTAAAACGCTCAAAATGCTCTCAAGCAAGAACTTAATTAACATTTATGACCGAAAACACAACTTGGTTCAAAATTCGCTGGAACGACGGGGCCAACCTATTTTGCTCTATTCACTTAATCCAATGCACTTTGCGACATCAACTAGTGCACAAAGTGATACAAAACTAGTCTACAAAGGTGGATATAAAAATAGAAAGCATTCAAAAGAAAAACTAACAAAAGGAAATGACTTGCCAATAAGGCCAAATACTGCTGGTACTATTGAGGAATTAATTGATCACTCAAAGTATAATGCATTACTTCGGTTTTAA
- a CDS encoding type IV secretion system DNA-binding domain-containing protein, producing the protein MERELIKDITYFAKVGWRGDGRLFGIKQADRLMHTYMIGKTGTGKSTCLEAMIIQDVQAGRGCCLLDPHGDLVEKIVKSIPEWRKKDLIYFDITDPKLNLRYNPFKRVSYEKRSLVASGILDVFSKLWDSAWGVKLEHILRHAILTLLDQPEADVGDIVEILMNKSFRRNALRYIKSESVKKFWEREFPEYMKYDLLPVLNKIGGMLVHPAIRRVLIENTEEVSLRKAMDEKKIVLVNLSKGHVGADVAHILGALFITSIASASFSRVDTEEEKRIPFMVYMDEFHNFTTLSLVNMFSELRKFKVGMTLAHQYMNQLDDDIKSAVLGNAGTVISFRIGTEDAMHMAKEMYPEFDVEDFINLPNYKIYLKLMIDGRPSRPFSANTISINEVAYNKYP; encoded by the coding sequence ATGGAAAGGGAATTAATCAAAGACATAACATACTTCGCAAAAGTAGGATGGCGAGGAGATGGAAGGCTTTTTGGAATTAAACAAGCTGATAGGTTAATGCATACTTACATGATTGGTAAAACTGGAACAGGAAAATCTACCTGTTTGGAAGCAATGATTATCCAAGACGTTCAAGCTGGACGAGGATGCTGTTTGTTGGATCCACATGGAGATCTGGTGGAGAAAATTGTAAAATCAATTCCAGAATGGCGCAAAAAAGATTTAATCTATTTTGATATAACTGATCCAAAACTTAATCTGAGATACAATCCATTCAAGCGAGTGAGTTATGAAAAGCGGTCTTTAGTTGCTTCTGGTATTTTAGATGTATTCTCCAAACTTTGGGATAGTGCTTGGGGAGTCAAATTAGAACATATACTAAGACATGCCATCTTAACCTTGCTTGATCAACCAGAAGCAGATGTTGGTGATATTGTTGAGATATTAATGAATAAAAGCTTTAGAAGGAATGCTCTCCGATATATTAAAAGTGAAAGTGTGAAGAAATTCTGGGAAAGAGAATTTCCAGAATATATGAAATATGATTTACTGCCTGTGTTGAACAAGATAGGCGGAATGTTGGTGCATCCAGCTATTAGACGAGTTTTAATTGAGAATACGGAAGAAGTTTCATTGCGTAAAGCAATGGATGAAAAGAAAATTGTACTAGTCAATCTTTCAAAAGGACATGTCGGTGCAGATGTTGCCCATATCCTAGGTGCACTTTTTATTACTTCCATTGCATCGGCTTCCTTTAGTCGAGTGGATACTGAAGAAGAAAAACGAATTCCATTTATGGTTTACATGGATGAATTTCACAATTTCACCACATTATCTTTGGTCAATATGTTTTCTGAATTGCGAAAGTTTAAGGTAGGAATGACTTTGGCTCACCAATACATGAATCAATTGGATGATGATATCAAAAGTGCTGTACTTGGCAATGCTGGAACAGTAATATCATTCCGAATAGGCACAGAAGACGCCATGCACATGGCAAAGGAAATGTACCCTGAATTTGATGTTGAGGATTTTATTAATCTTCCGAATTATAAGATCTACCTGAAGCTTATGATTGATGGGAGGCCGAGTAGGCCGTTTAGTGCTAACACTATTTCAATAAATGAAGTGGCATACAATAAATATCCATAA
- a CDS encoding patatin-like phospholipase family protein: MTHTTNSEIINSTAFKILSIDGGGIKGIYVAQLLSQIEKKIGQPIGEYFDMIAGTSTGGLIALAITNKVPCEQISRFYEDSGPLIFPQGSFLSKTIQWFKQVFSSVKYENVELIKALKSVIPEGKNMDSANHLLCIPAFNITMGRPTVFKKPFNSYIRDGRFSMIDIGLATSAAPTYFPSILIENNQYVDGGIFANNPSMIAYTEAVDHFLNKTHAIDGQNFNYNGIHLLSIGLPDEPIGLPTGTKSRRSFLGWKDMLIKSAMAGTDYIANYQVDKLLNTTPNSKYYRINPQALSNKQLKHVRMDNSSKRAIRTLISYGQEAGDIYTSTKWNDIEAFFTNTKTYKF; this comes from the coding sequence ATGACACACACTACTAATTCTGAAATTATAAATAGTACAGCGTTCAAAATCCTTTCAATTGATGGAGGAGGAATAAAGGGCATTTACGTAGCCCAATTACTATCTCAGATTGAGAAGAAAATCGGTCAACCAATTGGAGAATATTTTGATATGATTGCGGGGACGTCGACTGGTGGTCTAATAGCTTTAGCAATAACAAATAAAGTTCCTTGTGAGCAAATTTCAAGATTCTATGAAGACTCTGGCCCATTAATTTTCCCACAAGGAAGCTTTTTATCCAAAACCATTCAATGGTTCAAACAGGTTTTTTCATCTGTTAAATACGAAAATGTTGAATTAATAAAGGCATTAAAGAGCGTAATTCCTGAAGGAAAAAACATGGATTCCGCCAACCACCTATTATGTATTCCGGCATTCAATATTACAATGGGTAGACCTACAGTTTTCAAAAAACCTTTTAATAGCTATATACGCGACGGACGATTTAGTATGATAGATATCGGACTAGCAACCTCAGCAGCACCAACTTATTTTCCTTCTATATTAATCGAAAATAATCAATATGTTGATGGTGGTATATTTGCTAACAACCCTTCAATGATAGCCTATACCGAAGCAGTAGATCATTTCTTAAACAAAACACATGCAATAGACGGACAAAATTTTAATTATAATGGGATACATCTTTTATCAATTGGATTGCCTGATGAACCAATAGGCTTGCCCACAGGAACAAAATCAAGGCGCTCCTTTTTAGGATGGAAAGACATGCTTATAAAATCTGCAATGGCCGGTACCGATTATATTGCCAACTACCAAGTAGACAAACTGCTAAATACTACTCCAAATTCTAAGTATTATAGAATAAATCCACAAGCTTTATCTAATAAACAGCTTAAACATGTGCGAATGGACAATTCATCAAAGAGGGCCATAAGAACTCTTATTTCCTATGGTCAAGAAGCAGGAGATATTTATACTAGTACAAAATGGAATGATATTGAAGCTTTTTTTACTAACACAAAAACTTATAAATTTTAA
- a CDS encoding recombinase family protein, with product MKNVYGYIRVSTVKQGSGVSLQEQKEAIIRYAERHSLNIIEWFEEQETAAKQGRPLFNNMMKLLKERKANGVIFHKIDRGTRNYRDWASIDDLIASGSELHFAHESLDMNTRAGRLTADMLVALATDYIRNLREEAIKGLYGRLKQGLYPFYAPIGYINNGGGQIKLIDKIRGPLIKKAFELYASGKYNLESLTETMRKLGLRNSRGNFIHITGMALILHNPFYTGVMKIKGKSFQGKHEPLISPRLFMEVQNILKGKTNTRIIKHDFVFSRRIKCTECKYSLIAETRKKHTYYRCQTKDCQTKSIREELIYELIHKTLQQIKFHQIENDVLNELLIQAQVNWTETQKGLEESLQMQGKKLALKLERLTDAYLESVIDKEQFEDKKGQIMIEQLELKRNEGHFESQKEVIFKKAKNFLGLLKDIKKSFIIATNEEKRKILKFITSDLTLQGKNLMLTMQSPFYEIANRPNLTSGELKRETPRSKLAELAICFCEQSSLLTQHNSTCTFDYPNTFQDYLPEYLKSNSLPREMLDDPALRERMQGLLDLILKYCEFKDKENDSDINLDELL from the coding sequence ATGAAAAATGTTTATGGATATATACGGGTATCAACCGTCAAACAAGGTTCAGGTGTATCGCTTCAAGAACAGAAGGAAGCGATCATTAGATATGCGGAAAGACACTCATTGAATATTATCGAATGGTTCGAAGAACAGGAAACAGCGGCCAAACAAGGCAGACCGCTATTTAACAATATGATGAAGCTATTGAAAGAAAGAAAAGCCAACGGAGTAATATTCCATAAAATTGATCGGGGTACTCGCAATTACAGAGATTGGGCATCTATCGATGATTTAATTGCTTCCGGTTCTGAATTGCATTTTGCACATGAAAGTCTTGATATGAATACAAGGGCTGGTCGTCTTACAGCCGATATGCTAGTAGCATTAGCTACCGATTACATCAGAAATCTTCGTGAAGAGGCTATTAAAGGCCTATACGGGCGTTTAAAGCAAGGTCTATATCCATTCTATGCCCCAATTGGATATATAAATAATGGGGGTGGGCAAATAAAATTAATAGACAAAATACGCGGACCTTTAATTAAAAAAGCTTTTGAGTTATATGCTAGCGGTAAATACAATTTAGAATCTTTAACTGAAACAATGCGCAAATTAGGATTAAGAAACTCACGAGGAAATTTTATTCATATAACCGGAATGGCACTGATTCTTCATAATCCATTTTATACTGGGGTTATGAAAATAAAAGGAAAATCATTTCAGGGGAAACATGAACCACTCATTTCGCCAAGATTGTTTATGGAAGTTCAGAATATTCTGAAAGGTAAAACTAATACACGAATAATTAAACATGATTTTGTATTCAGTCGTCGAATAAAATGTACTGAATGTAAATATTCACTTATCGCGGAAACAAGAAAAAAACACACATATTATCGTTGTCAGACAAAAGATTGCCAAACAAAGTCGATTCGTGAAGAATTGATATATGAATTAATACATAAAACCCTTCAACAAATAAAATTTCATCAGATTGAAAATGACGTCTTGAATGAGCTATTGATTCAAGCTCAAGTTAACTGGACTGAAACACAAAAAGGTTTAGAAGAGTCTTTGCAAATGCAGGGTAAAAAATTAGCCTTGAAATTAGAACGACTTACAGATGCATATTTAGAAAGTGTAATTGATAAAGAACAGTTTGAAGATAAAAAGGGACAAATTATGATTGAACAACTGGAATTAAAAAGAAATGAAGGACACTTTGAAAGTCAGAAAGAAGTAATTTTCAAAAAAGCTAAAAATTTCCTCGGACTCCTAAAAGACATTAAAAAATCATTCATTATTGCAACTAATGAAGAAAAAAGAAAAATTTTAAAATTCATCACCTCGGACTTAACGCTTCAAGGTAAAAACCTAATGTTGACAATGCAATCTCCGTTTTATGAGATAGCAAATCGACCAAATTTAACATCAGGTGAGCTTAAACGGGAAACTCCTCGGTCAAAACTTGCCGAATTGGCAATTTGTTTTTGTGAACAGAGTTCCCTATTAACTCAGCATAATTCGACCTGCACATTTGACTATCCTAACACATTTCAAGATTATTTACCAGAATATTTAAAATCCAATAGCTTGCCTCGAGAGATGCTAGATGATCCGGCACTTCGAGAAAGAATGCAAGGATTACTGGATTTAATTCTCAAGTATTGCGAATTTAAAGACAAAGAAAATGATTCCGATATTAACTTAGATGAACTACTATGA